A section of the Ensifer adhaerens genome encodes:
- a CDS encoding NAD(P)/FAD-dependent oxidoreductase, which produces MNQSSHGRTYDCIVVGGGPAGLTAAIYLARYHLSVLVFDDQTSRAASIPLSHNLAGFPNGVSGEALLARMRTQAARYGADVRHCEITQLSKRGRLIEAISPIGHWRGRTVLLATGVINRRPHMPSSLHDDAVGRGLLRYCPVCDGYEVTDKAVGVIGVGTRSAQEAIFLRSFTRHVTVVSCENQHHLNQTQISQLQEIGIKLEPGPVTSIEIADDFLVVNTPGARLRFASVYPALGSDVRSDLALRLGAGLSPEGCVTVDAHQRTTVGGLYAAGDVVHGLDQISHAMGQATVAATAIRNDLCEQSLRVR; this is translated from the coding sequence ATGAACCAGTCCTCGCATGGGCGAACTTATGACTGCATCGTGGTTGGCGGTGGGCCGGCGGGTCTTACCGCTGCTATCTACCTCGCACGCTACCACCTTTCCGTTTTGGTGTTCGACGATCAAACAAGCCGCGCCGCAAGTATTCCCCTCTCCCACAATCTTGCCGGTTTCCCTAACGGCGTGAGCGGCGAAGCCTTGTTGGCTCGGATGCGGACCCAAGCGGCGCGATACGGGGCCGACGTAAGGCATTGCGAGATTACGCAGTTGTCCAAGAGGGGGCGGCTGATTGAGGCAATCTCGCCGATTGGTCATTGGCGGGGAAGGACGGTTCTTCTGGCGACCGGGGTCATCAATCGCCGACCGCACATGCCGTCCTCCCTTCACGATGATGCGGTAGGCCGTGGGCTTTTACGCTACTGTCCGGTTTGCGATGGGTACGAGGTTACGGATAAAGCCGTAGGCGTGATCGGCGTCGGAACGAGGTCGGCCCAAGAGGCGATTTTCTTGAGAAGCTTCACGCGACACGTGACCGTCGTCTCGTGCGAAAACCAGCATCATCTCAATCAGACGCAGATCTCTCAGCTTCAGGAGATCGGTATCAAACTGGAACCGGGTCCCGTGACCTCCATCGAGATCGCGGACGATTTTCTGGTCGTAAACACACCAGGCGCTCGTCTCCGGTTTGCCTCGGTCTATCCTGCGCTGGGCTCTGACGTCCGGTCGGACCTGGCCTTGCGCCTCGGCGCGGGGTTGTCGCCGGAAGGATGCGTGACCGTCGATGCCCATCAAAGGACGACTGTAGGCGGCCTGTACGCGGCGGGTGACGTTGTGCATGGGTTGGACCAGATCAGCCATGCGATGGGGCAGGCAACTGTCGCTGCCACTGCCATCCGAAACGATCTGTGCGAGCAATCGTTGCGGGTGCGGTGA
- a CDS encoding DUF72 domain-containing protein yields the protein MVERTAEEIAQRRTRRAERRLKQRDANVLRAAKMNVARLAGCAAVDPETVDHVTGRIHIGCSGWYYWHWKGHFYPVGVSSNQFFSIYQSHFDTVELNAPFYSWPTMATVKMWIRQAHPNFVYTVKVCELITHIKRFEDTQTLIADFGYIADLLGHQMGCFLFQLPPSVRYTSKMLDSIMSQLDPRRRNVIEFRHKSWWNEEVYAAFRHNGAIFCSSSGPRLPDELVQTADDIYIRFHGLEKWYRHDYSDAELLVWAHRIKTCGAKTVWIYFNNDREGNSIKNAKRLHELLDRLPK from the coding sequence ATGGTCGAGCGCACGGCTGAAGAAATAGCGCAGCGTCGGACCAGACGCGCCGAGCGCCGTCTAAAGCAGCGCGACGCGAACGTCCTTCGTGCGGCGAAAATGAATGTCGCACGTCTCGCCGGCTGTGCGGCCGTCGATCCGGAAACCGTTGATCATGTCACCGGTCGGATCCACATAGGCTGCTCCGGCTGGTATTACTGGCATTGGAAGGGGCATTTCTATCCGGTCGGGGTTTCATCCAACCAGTTCTTCTCTATCTATCAGAGCCACTTCGACACCGTCGAGCTGAACGCCCCGTTTTACTCCTGGCCGACAATGGCGACCGTCAAGATGTGGATCCGCCAGGCTCATCCGAATTTTGTTTATACCGTCAAGGTGTGCGAGTTGATTACGCATATCAAGCGGTTTGAGGATACCCAGACCCTTATCGCGGATTTTGGTTACATCGCCGACTTGCTTGGCCACCAGATGGGATGCTTCTTGTTCCAGCTCCCGCCGAGCGTGCGATACACGTCGAAGATGCTCGACTCCATAATGTCGCAGCTCGACCCTCGGCGTCGCAACGTTATCGAGTTCCGTCACAAAAGCTGGTGGAACGAGGAGGTGTACGCCGCCTTTCGACACAACGGTGCGATCTTCTGTTCATCCAGCGGACCACGCCTTCCCGATGAACTCGTTCAAACCGCGGATGACATCTACATCCGCTTCCACGGGCTCGAGAAGTGGTATCGCCATGACTATAGCGATGCCGAACTTTTAGTATGGGCACATCGGATCAAGACGTGCGGCGCCAAAACGGTCTGGATCTACTTCAACAACGACCGCGAAGGCAATTCGATCAAGAACGCCAAGCGGCTCCACGAACTCCTCGATCGCTTGCCGAAATAG